Proteins from a genomic interval of Arvicanthis niloticus isolate mArvNil1 chromosome 26, mArvNil1.pat.X, whole genome shotgun sequence:
- the Pih1d2 gene encoding PIH1 domain-containing protein 2 isoform X2, protein MKASSKGLLTHISQFWSMLDDLAENDPKRYQNFIQQELKDGKQFCVDPEPQLCLQTKILKPKEKVLFINLCEWERIPAPQSATHPVPVSVGRPEDSAEASDTHTIIDVAYNPRVLQAAEKDQGIRDQLIRMAMLCIEERLRLTLAHSYCVTSFRLKGSIQRMKARLMGTGNDFPDFKAMMRTENTLERIRSSAMSEPNLLPEVLLTKTQASAKGRCLIEEISSSQVQVEVKKPAYELKVVKDQNKKPLKIELKVELPGIKSVSLCELSVSELFPCNSTALF, encoded by the exons ATGAAGGCTTCCTCAAAGGGTCTTCTCACCCACATTTCCCAGTTCTGGAGTATGCTGGATGATTTGGCTGAAAATGATCCCAAGCGCTACCAGAACTTTATTCAGCAGGAGCTGAAAGATGGCAAACAGTTCTGTGTGGACCCAGAACCTCAACTCTGTCTACAGACCAAGATCCTA aaaccaaaagaaaaagtacTTTTTATCAACCTATGTGAATGGGAAAGGATCCCCGCCCCGCAGTCAGCCACTCACCCTGTACCTGTAAGTGTTGGCAGACCGGAAGACTCTGCGGAGGCATCAG ATACTCATACCATCATTGATGTTGCTTACAATCCTCGTGTTCTGCAAGCAGCAGAAAAGGACCAAGGGATCAGAGATCAGTTAATACGGATGGCCATGCTGTGCATCGAGGAGCGACTGCGGCTCACACTTGCACACTCATACTGTGTTACTAGCTTTAGACTGAAAGgaagcatccagagaatgaaggcAAGGCTGATGGGCACTGGAAATGACTTCCCAGACTTCAAAGCAATGATGAGAACAG AAAATACTCTTGAGAGGATCAGAAGCAGTGCTATGAGTGAACCCAATCTCCTTCCTGAGGTGCTGCTGACAAAAACACAAGCGTCAGCCAAAGGACGATGTCTTATTGAAGAGATTTCTAGTTCACAAGTCCAGGTGGAGGTTAAGAAACCTGCCTATGAATTAAAGGTTGTAAAGGATCAGAACAAGAAACCTCTGAAAATTGAGCTGAAAGTCGAGTTACCTGGAAttaagtcagtctctctctgtgaACTTAGTGTTTCTGAG
- the Pih1d2 gene encoding PIH1 domain-containing protein 2 isoform X3 has product MKASSKGLLTHISQFWSMLDDLAENDPKRYQNFIQQELKDGKQFCVDPEPQLCLQTKILKPKEKVLFINLCEWERIPAPQSATHPVPVSVGRPEDSAEASDTHTIIDVAYNPRVLQAAEKDQGIRDQLIRMAMLCIEERLRLTLAHSYCVTSFRLKGSIQRMKARLMGTGNDFPDFKAMMRTENTLERIRSSAMSEPNLLPEVLLTKTQASAKGRCLIEEISSSQVQVEVKKPAYELKVVKDQNKKPLKIELKVELPGIKSVSLCELSVSEAPVYFI; this is encoded by the exons ATGAAGGCTTCCTCAAAGGGTCTTCTCACCCACATTTCCCAGTTCTGGAGTATGCTGGATGATTTGGCTGAAAATGATCCCAAGCGCTACCAGAACTTTATTCAGCAGGAGCTGAAAGATGGCAAACAGTTCTGTGTGGACCCAGAACCTCAACTCTGTCTACAGACCAAGATCCTA aaaccaaaagaaaaagtacTTTTTATCAACCTATGTGAATGGGAAAGGATCCCCGCCCCGCAGTCAGCCACTCACCCTGTACCTGTAAGTGTTGGCAGACCGGAAGACTCTGCGGAGGCATCAG ATACTCATACCATCATTGATGTTGCTTACAATCCTCGTGTTCTGCAAGCAGCAGAAAAGGACCAAGGGATCAGAGATCAGTTAATACGGATGGCCATGCTGTGCATCGAGGAGCGACTGCGGCTCACACTTGCACACTCATACTGTGTTACTAGCTTTAGACTGAAAGgaagcatccagagaatgaaggcAAGGCTGATGGGCACTGGAAATGACTTCCCAGACTTCAAAGCAATGATGAGAACAG AAAATACTCTTGAGAGGATCAGAAGCAGTGCTATGAGTGAACCCAATCTCCTTCCTGAGGTGCTGCTGACAAAAACACAAGCGTCAGCCAAAGGACGATGTCTTATTGAAGAGATTTCTAGTTCACAAGTCCAGGTGGAGGTTAAGAAACCTGCCTATGAATTAAAGGTTGTAAAGGATCAGAACAAGAAACCTCTGAAAATTGAGCTGAAAGTCGAGTTACCTGGAAttaagtcagtctctctctgtgaACTTAGTGTTTCTGAG GCTCCAGTATATTTCATCTGA